From the Pediococcus acidilactici genome, the window GTGCGTACTGAACCAGATGGCTCAACGTACTTCGCTTTGAACCAATAAACGGTTGAATGAGGGGCTGGTCTACTGCTGGACGACTAGGCAAGCATTGAACTTCAATTTCAAAGTACGTCTTAATGCGGTCCACGTATGGCGATATTTTAAAATTGCTGCCGTCGTTACCACGTTTAGGATAGGTAAAGATCAACCGTTGGGAACCAATCATAAAGGTCAGGTAGTTCAAGTAAGGTTCTTGGCGCATTTGTCGTTCGTTGCTCATTTTAAGAAACTGATCGTCCTCAAGTTGGTCACTAACTTGCGCCTTCCCTTCCTGGCTCAAGAAGTCGTTGTCCTGGATTTGTTCGGGCATGGCCCGGTCGGTCGCGCCAATGATGAAGACCACCTTACGATCCATCATCTGTACCATGCCACTTTCTGAAATTAAAACTTGGTCCAGGGTGGAAGGAATTTGGGAATAAGTTGCATTTTCAAATCCTGCGTTTAATAACCCGATGAAATTGTTAGGATCAAACGGCTGATCACCTAAAATGTCGACAAATTCATCGAGCATCATCACGAAGGTTTCCCAAGTTTGTTCCGGCTCGGCGGCTTTGGCTAAGTTGCCATCTTCAATCCACTGGTCTCGCCAAGCAAGCAACCATTGGTCAACGTGGTTGCGCATTAAGAATTGATACAACGCTTTGGCTGCTGTAGCACCATCTTCGGCAACTGCCAGCTGGTTAAAAAACGGGGTGACCGTTTTCACCACGTAGTCCTTAATCTCGTTAATCCGTCTGTTAATTTCCCGTTCCTCGTCAGTTTGCTGGTCCATATCAACGTCGTTAAAACGCTGGTACTGCCACGGAGCCTTTTGAAGCCACTTATTTCCATAAATCCCCTGACGCAGAACGTAATTTTCCGTAATGTGGACGCTTTTAACAAAATCCTTACCATCCGGATCGGCATCATTTTCGGGCCGTAGGAGGCCGGTTTTCAACAAACGCATGACGTCTTCATAACGATAGTGCCGTTTTTGAATATCAAATAACGCGTTGATCAACTCTAGCAACGGATGATTCTTCATCGCCACTTGCATATCGTAAAAAATGGGAATATCGAACTGGTCAAAAATTGGCTTAATAATCGTGTCGTAGTCACTTAAATGACGGGCCAAAACCGAAAAATCAGAGAAGTTTAGGCGGTCATCTTTGGTCATCATTTGCCGAATCGCCGTGGCCACGTGTTCTACCTCAGCGTATCGACTATTAAACTCGAGTATTTCCACACTATTATTTTGCTCATGTCGATTGGTGGTAGCCCGCTTACCTTGAGTAGAGGAAACCCAGTACTGCTCTAATTTTCTTAGGTCGTCATTCACTCGACTTTGCGTGATCAATTGCGGTGAAGCCACTGAAATCTTGTTTTCACGGGCCCATTCATTTATTTTGAAAAATAATTTTTCATTTTCAAAAAACAAACTATTTTCTGAAAGCTTTTCATTAATCGGGTTTCGGTCCATTACTAAGTCGATTATCACGGTTGCGTTAGCCTTAATTAACGTCTGAATTAAATTGAGTTCTTCAGCGGTAAAATTAGAAAAACCACTAATGATAAAGCTTTGCGAACTTAGATCCATTTTTGCAAGCCGCGCAGTTAACGCCCGTAAGATATCACTATTGTCTACGAACTTCTGTTGAATTGCTTCATCGTAAGCCGTATAAATGATGTTCAGATCGTGTAACTTAGCCATTAAATCTAATTGGGGGTCTTCCTTTTCAGCCAGCTGGTCAATAATTTGACTTAAATTTTCGGGACTAACGTTTCCTTGCTTAAATTCGGCTAACTGACTTGTAATTTCTTGGATTAACCCTAACTGCGCATCAATGTTATCAAATAAAAGTAACTCTTCCTGGTGCTCAGCAATGATTCGGTATAGCAACATGCTCGTACTTGAACTAGTTAAGCGTGGGTATTGGTAAATGCTGCTATTACGCAAAAAGAACCATGCTAACCGGCTAATAGATAAAATTTGAACGTCTTTCTCGGCAAAAACTGGCCCTGTAGAAGAACTTTTTGCTCGCAGTTTTTGCAGCAATTGAATTTCAGATTGAAACTTAATATGGTTAGGCACTAAATAATAGACTTTACGTTGTTTTTGCCGTTGCTGAAGTTCAATCACCGTTTCAGCAACCGCATCTAAATGATCGACACTTGCCGGTCCGTACATAAATTTAAGTGGCATAGTTCCTCCTTATTGGGGTTGTGAAATTCCCACCGACTGGTTTTGGTACTCTTCCGTTAAAATTGCTCGTTCAATAACCTTAGCCACCGCGCTTGTACCAACTTCCTTAACAGTAATCGGTTGGCCTTCAGGAGTGATAACTAAATCATTGTTCTGAACTTCATTTTTAACTTCAACTGGCCGTAAGATGCTGTAGGGTAGCTCGGTTTCGTCGACTAATTTGGCTACGTACTTAACTTCCAATAACAGTTCTTTAAGGTCCTGAACTTCAATCCAAGTTGGATTGATCTCAGCATCCATTCCAGCGGTCGCCAGCAAAACGATCTTATTCACTTGGAGAGTTTGCTCTTCTAACCGGTCCACCACCGTCTCAAATTCTTCATCCATCCCCAGGTGTAACAAGTCAACGTATAGGACGTCGTAGCTGCCCGTTGCTTCCTGAACTTCAGCAGTCGTAACCGAAAATTCTGATAAAGCATTTAGGTCCTCGACCACCGTTTGGGATACGGGGCGATCCATTCCGATTGCTAGTATTTTCATCATATTCTCCTTTTAAAACCTCTTTTTACCATTATAGAACGGATTCACCCTTTCTCCAATTTTATCGATTATTAGTTTTTTGCTGCGCCGTCCACGTAGCCCGAGTTGTTGAAATATTTTTTATGTGTTAAAATTTCAAACAAATTAAATGGACCCAAGCCTATATAATGTCTTAATCTGGTTGACAGTTTCTACCCAACGCCGTAAATGTTGGACTATAGGAATTTTTAACTTACATAATCAGAAACCGGCTGGGAAATGAGCTAGTCAGTCTGCCTGACACACCGATTTGGAGCACCTTTTTAGGTGGCCAATCCATTTCGGTGACGCCTTCGCAAACTGCTAACCCCTCATGTCCCAGCTTTTTTAATTGTAGTTTGTAATTCCCCAAGCTACCTGTTTTATAGGCTCGCTTTCATAACTTTTGAAAATATATGAAAACGAGGTATGTATTTTATGAAAACTAATGATTCATACGCTGACGCGCCGATTACCGAGATCACCCCGCAATTAACCGAGGGTAAGGCTGCGGTATTAGGCTTTCAGCACCTCTTAGCAATGTACTCTGGCGACGTTATCGTTCCCCTGTTAATCGGGGGCTTTTTACATTTTAGCGCCGCTCAAATGACCTATTTGGTGTCCATCGACATTTTCATGTGTGGAATTGCCACCCTTTTGCAAATCAGAACCACCCCGCTCACCGGAATCGGGCTTCCGGTTGTCCTTGGTTGCGCTATCCAATCGGTTCAACCGTTAGAACGAATCGGCGGGGGGCTGGGCATTACGGCAATGTATGGTGCAATTATTGCCTCCGGGCTCTTCGTCATCTTGGTTGCCGGACTTTTCTCTAAGATCCGCGGACTTTTCCCGCCCATCGTAACCGGCTCAATTATTACCGTGATTGGCTTCACCTTGATTCCAGTTGCCTTTGAAGACATCGGTGGGGGAAACCCCGCCGCCCAATCGTACGGTGATCTTAAGAATCTGCTAGTCGGCTTAATTACCGTAGCCGTAATTGTGATGATCAACGTCTGGGCCCGTGGTTTTATGCGTTCTATTGCGGTTCTGATTGGAATCTTAGTGGGAACCGGAATTGCTGCTTTATTAGGAATGGTGTCGTTTGCGCCCGTTTTACAAGCAAGCTGGTTCCATTTTCCGCGCCCCTTCTATTTTGGAGTTCCCACCTTCAACCTCTCAGCAATTTTAACGATGATTATGGTGACCCTCACTACGATGATTGAATCTACCGGCGTGTTTTTTGCCCTCGGTGATTTGGTTGGAAAAGAGATTACCCAGAATGACCTAAAACGAGGCTACCGGGCTGAAGGAGTTGCCGCCATCTTGGGTGGTATTTTTAACACCTTTCCTTACTCGACTTTTTCCGAAAACGTTGGTGTTTTACAACTTTCCGGCGTTAAGAGTCGCAAACCGCTTTACTACGCTGCGGGATTTCTAATTTTACTAGGTCTTTTACCAAAAGCTGGTGCCATGGCAACAATTATCCCATCAAGCGTCCTTGGGGGTGCCATGTTAGTAATGTTTGGCATCGTCGGAATTCAAGGAATCCGGATTCTTCAAAAGGTTGATTTCAACCAAACTAAGGATATCTTGATTAGTGCCTTATCGATCGGAATGGGCTTGGGTTCAACCGTAGATCCGCAAATCTATCGGGCCTTGCCACAAGCTTGCCAAATGCTTCTGACGAACGGAATTGTAGTTGCCAGCATTACTGCCGTAGTTCTCAACTTACTATTCAACGGTTACGATTCTTCGCGATAATTGTTCTCCGCTAATTATGCTAAAATTAAGTTAAATTGAAGTTAATGTCAGTGAATGAAACGACCGACCCACCTAGTTTAAGGTGCGCCGTTCTCCGCCTTAGCGATGTCGCTTCGTTCTTGGCATTTTTCTTTTAGGATGGAGAATTTAACGATGGAAAATAATTTTATTTGTACTTGGGCACGGGACACCTCGCCATTGATGCAAGCTTATCACGCTAACGAATGGGGCCAAGTTTCCCACGATGACCGTTACATGTTTGAAATGCTCTCACTGGAAGGTTACCAAGCTGGGCTTAGTTGGAACACGATTCTTAATAAACGGGCTGCCTTTAAAGAATCCTTCGCTAACTTTGAGGTCGCTAAGGTTGCCCAAATGACGGATGCTGACGTGGAAAAGCTCATGCAAAATCCAGCTATTTTACGGCATCGCGGTAAATTAAAAGCCACCATTATGAACGCCCAGGCCTTTATGCGGGTCCAGGCGGAGTTTGGCAGCTTTGATAAATATATTTGGCAATTTGTTAACGGCCGGCAAATCAACGACCACATCCGGATTCCAGAAGAAATTCACGCACAAACGCCATTGTCCGCTAAAATTTCTACAGACTTAAAGCAACGGGGGTTTAAGTTTGTGGGACCGGTCATTGTCTATTCGTTCATGCAAGCAATTGGTTTAATTAACGACCACGAAATTGAATGCATGTATAACCCTGGATAAGGAGGTCGTTGCTATGGAACCACTAATTTTCACGCCCGCGAACGGGACCATTCCCGACGCTTATTTCATCGGTCGTTGGGTAGCCCGGAACCTTGCAAAACGGTCAGTGATGTACACCACCAACTTAGGGGCTCAGGTCCTCTTTGAAGTTCAAGATACCGAGACGGTTACCTTCGAGTGGGTACTTCCCGACCTAGACACTCCGCAAACCATCACCATTTTTGTCGATGAGGAGCCTCAAATCATTGAACTTAAAGAAACTCAATTTGAACTTCAATTAAATTCAGACCAGCGCCACGTTCTACACCTGTACTTTACGGGCAACACCGACCAAGACCCGGTTTGGACATCTTCTGCGGGACTGGCTTTGGCCGCCATTCGGGTTGCTCCTGGCGGCCAGATGCGAGCCCTTAAACCTGCCGGACCCCTAGTGGCTTGGATTGGTGATTCAATTACCGCAGGATGCTGGGTTCGCAAAAAAGTACCTTCCAGCGGCTATGGAGCTGACGTTAACTACGCCGCTTTAATTTCCCGCAAGTTAGGTTGGGAAGACTACCGGATCGCTTACAGTGCGGCTGGCATCATTCGTTACGGGGCGGGCGGAGTCCCTGCTGCACCGCGCTTTATTAACTACGTGGATTATCAAATTCCAGCACCTCCTGTGCACCCTGCATTCGTTTTCCTTAATTTAGGAACTAACGATTGGCAATTTGATGCCCCGGTTTTTGAAATGTACTTCACCGCCTTTATGAAGGAAGTTCAATTTAAGTTCAATGAAGCTCAAATTTTTGTAATAATTCCCCTTAACCAAAGCCATGCTCCTTCAATTGCAGCCATCGCTAAGGCATTTAACTTCACCGTAATCCCGACCGCTAGTTGGGAAATATCGACCACGGATGAAGTTCATCCCGACGTGGCTGGCTCCCAATCTTTTAGTCACCACCTGCTCGATTGGCTGCAAACCCATGGCTGGGTTTAATGCGCCCGGTTCTCGCTTCGCTTTAGTCCAATCCCGGTAAAACCACTCAGGATTGAAAAGACGGGCGACAACAGGCTGAAAAAGGCAAATGGGAGGTAGTCTAAGGTGGCTACGTGGAACGTGTTGGCCGCAAACGTAGCTGCCACTCCCCACGGAACCAAGTAATTAATCACGGTCCCACCATCTTCTAAAGCCCGGCTTAGTGCAACGTTAGCTAAGCCGGCTTTTTTGAATGTTGCTTTAAAAGCTTTCCCCGGTAGAATTACGGATAAAAATTGTTCCCCAATCAGGAGGTTGGCCCCCATCGCGCTGAGAACTACCGCCAAAATAAGTTTTCCATCACTATTTAAGACGCGCGCAACTGGTTCCATCACTTGATTAATCAATCCTAAATGAACGAGTACGCCCCCTAACGATAAAGTCACCACAATCAGTGAAACGGTGGTCATCATACTAGCAATCCCACCCCGACTCAGTAATTGGTCAACCTCAAGGTTCCCGGTGTGCGCTACGTAGCCAGTTTCGATAATTTTAGCTACGTGTTGCACAGAGGTGCGCGGGTGTTCAAGCCAAATCAACCCTACCGACACCCCGATATTGATAAAGAGGGTGGGAACTGCCGGAATGCGACGCCAGGCGCAAACAAACATTAACCCGATTGGAATCAAGACCCACCAGCCAGTTGCAAAATGAGTTCTTAAAATCATTTCGGTATGCTGAATTTTACTGATGTCGGCGTTTCGCGCATCGCCCGCCCCAAAAATGGCGAATAGAATTAAGGCACCGCCAAACGCTGGCAACGTTGACCACATCAAATTCCGAATGTGATCAAATAGGTCCGCGTCAACTACCGCCGCGGACAGGTTGGTTGATTCAGAAAGTGGCGAGCATTTGTCACCAAAAACTGCTCCGGAAATGATTGCTCCAGCAACCAGTGCGGGATTGATGCCCATCGTCATTCCCATCCCAAAAAAGGCGATTCCCACGGTCGACATGACCGTAAATGCCGAGCCAACCGCGGTGCCGACGAGCGCACACACTACAAAAACCGAGGGGATGAACCAGTTTACGCTAATCATTTTAAAACCTACGAGCATCAACGTCGGAATGATTCCTGCCGCAATCCAAACGCTGATTAAGGCACCCACTAAGATAAAAATAAAAATTGGAATAATCCCAGTCTCAATCCCCTTCTTAATTCCATCATTAATTGCCTGCCAACTAAAACCTCGCAGTTTTGCCCAGACGGTCAATAAGCCTAACACCAAGAGCACTGGCGTTTGGGGCGACAACCCTAACTTAATCACGCCGGTTCCTAAAATTACCAACATAACAATCAAAACTATACTTGCTTCCCGCGTCCCTACCTTTTGCATCCTTTTCCTCCTTAATTTAGCTAATAAAAAATCCCGGCTGTATTTAAAATACAACCGGGACGAATTGACCGTGGTACCACCCAAATTAGACCCCTCCCCAAAAAAGAGAGTCTCACTCACTAGATGATAACGGTTCTAGTTATTAGCCGTTTTTAATAAAACTATTCCACGGTATTTCGCCGCAATAATCCTGATCGGTTCGCAGCAACCACCGACTTCCTGACACCCAGATTATCCGCTACTTAATGTGAAAGTTATTACGCTTTAAATTATTATAGCTAGCCTATCATGGACGTTTTCAAACGTCAAATGCCAGCTCCTACAAGATTGGGGACAGCAGTCGCGAAAAGATCTGTTTGAACTTCAGCCACTGGGATTGGCGATTGAACATGGCCACCGTCTGTAGGCTGGAATTTTCAATATCCTTTAAGTAAATTTCTTCTAATTGGTGTGCAATCCGCTCGTCGTACATAAAGGCGTTAACTTCAAAATTAAGTTTAAAACTCCGAAAATCTAAGTTGGCGGAACCCACCGAAGACACCTTGCCATCGACAACCATCGTTTTGGCGTGTAAAAAGCCGTTATTGTAGTAATAAACCTTGATGCCCCATTTCGCACATTGCCAAGCGTAGTACTGGGTCGCCCGGTAAACAAAGACGTGGTCGGGCTTGCAAGGAACCATGATTCGCACGTCAACTCCCGAGTTGGCCGCTAAACGGAGCGCGTCTAGGACGCTATCATCGGGAATCAAGTACGGCGACTGAATCCAAATCGACTTCTTCGCCGCGTTGATCATCTTCAAGTAACCCATCTTAATCTTTTCAATGTCCGAATCCGGACCGTTAGAGACGATTTGCAGGCTGGTATGCCCCTTAACTTCTGCCACCGGAAAGTAAACTGAACCCGGCTTAAACTCTTCGCTCATTGGATGGGCGCGGTCCGTAGCGTTCCAATCCAAAATAAACCGGGATTGCAAGCTATAAACTCCCGATCCCACAATCTTTAAATGGGTGTCGCGCCAATAACCAAACTTTTCTTTCCGTCCTAAATACTGGTCCCCGACGTTAAATCCTCCGACGTAACCAATTCTGCCGTCAATCACCACAATTTTACGGTGATCCCGGAAATTTAGCCGAAAATCAGTGAGGGCTGACCGGGTGCCCAAAAATGGAAAGGCCTGCCCACCAAGCTCATTTAGCTTCTTAAAGAAACTTCGCTTAGTCCCCATTGAACCCCACGAGTCCCACAGAACCTTCACTTCCACGCCTTCTTTAGCCTTTTGTTCTAACAATTTACGCAAATCATTTCCAATTCGATCGTCATAAATTGTATAAAACTCAACGTGAATGTGTTTTTGAGCTTTTTTTATTTCCGCAAACATATCGTCAAACAGTTCGTGGCCGTCGGTAATAATTTTAACGTTATTCCGTCGGGTTAAAAACGCGTAGTCGGTCCGCGTAAAGAACTGCACCATTCCTGCCGAATCCTTCACAACTTGATCGGCAGCCGTAAGGGTCGTTTCCTTAAGCTCCTTACGCTGGTGTTCCATAATTTGATCTAGTTCCAAACGGGTCTTGCTCTTCAACGGAAACAACTTGTTTTCCGGCAACTTGCGGCCGACAAAGGCGTAAATAATAAATCCAAATAATGGCAAAAAACACAATACCAAAAGCCAAGCCCAAGTCGCGGCAATATCACGACGTTGTCTAAAAACCGTATATAAAGCCCCCGCCACGTTTAGTATCAAAACTACATCAACAATCCATTTTAAAATCTGCAATGCCATCCCCCCATATTAATCCTATGCCTTATCATACTATCTCCTTTAGAAATTAAAAGTGATTTTTTATATTACCCCATTAATTATTTCAAATGTAATCAAATATCCGACAAAATGTAACCTGTCAGCAATCAAAAATTCACAATTTCTTCACATTTTCCCCCTATAGTAACAGTATAGATAACTTTTTCATTTACTCCCCCCATAAGGTGAATGAAAGGTCTCAAAGACCAGTTACTTATTACCTGTATGCGTCTCCTTAGTGAGACGCTTTTTTTGTGCCTAAAAAGCAGGTAGACCAATCTCGCCCATTTTTTTTGGCAGTTGGCCTACCTGCTTTTTATTTGAGCAAGCAATGAAAGCTAGGCAGTTTGGCGACAGTAGTTAAAAGCAATCGGGACCCGAATTAGGTATACCTAATTACTGGTTTTAGGTACGCACGGAAACTAATTTTTAATGCACCCTTTTTCAAACATCAAAATTCAAGTACGAAAAAGAGCAGGGACAAAAGTCAGGTAGTTTATGTGTATTAACCAAAAATCGACCATTATACCTGTATTTGGCATAATGATCGATTTGGGGTCAAGCGGATCAAACTAACTTTGGGCGTGTTGACCTTACTAAAGCCAACACGCCCAAATGTTTTTTCAAAAATCTTATTCTGGAAAAAGAACTTTTATCAGCGTCTTTACTGGCTTTTCTTTATCCCAGGCTAATTAATTTTAGTATTTAGTCCATTCCTTTAAACTGGGACCGTTTGTTGGGTACTAAGAATTGAGCTGGAACCGGCTTGCGCTGCGGATCCTCACTCCAGTAGCGAGGAATCAAGTGGACATGGCAATGAAAAACGCTTTGCCCTGCGGCCGCCCCCGAATTAATGGTCACGTTGTAACCATCCGGGTGGTACTTTTCATCTAAGATTGCCTTATTTTGTTCAATTAAATCCCAGATTGCTTTGCGTTCCTCGGCGGTAACATCCCAAATCTGCCGAACGTGTCGTTTCGGGATGATTAAGGTGTGCCCCTTGCTTACTGGATAAAAATCAAGAAAGGAAGCGGCAAGCTCATTTTCCACGATGTAGTCCGCCTCTGTTTTTTGGCAAAATACACAGTTTGGGTCGGTTTTCATATCTGTTCCCTCCATTCAGTCCCATTGTACACAAAAAGCAGGGCAAAAGGGATTCTTTCGTCCTGCTTTAGGTTATTCAACGGCTAAATCGTTGATATTTTTCTTTGCTTTTTCGTTGTGACTCCAGAACGGAACTTTTACTACACCCATCACCTTTGATTTCTTTACGAATCCCCAATAACGGCTATCGTTAGAAACGCTACGATGGTCACCTAAAACAAAGTAGGAATCCTTTGGAACCTTTACCGGATTCTTTGCCCAACCATACTTATTGGCAATCGAACTGAGCGTCCAGTTCCCCGTTCCGGTCGTTCGTTGTTCTTCGTCAATAAACTTTTGCGGAACTTCTTTACCATTTACGTAAAGTTTGCCGTCTTTGTAACTGATCGTGTCGCCTGGAACCCCAATCACCCGCTTTACGTAATCAACTGGTTGAGTAGCCGCCGGATCCTCTCCGTGGGCGTCAAACACAATTACGCTCATTCGTTTGATTTTGGCTTGTTTCCAAACTAGCACCCGTTCGCTATCTTGTAAGTTAGGCTGCATTGACGAACCGTCAACCTTTACGATTTGGAACAAGTAAGTTTTAACAAGAAAAGCAATTAATAAACCAACTACGATTGGCAAAACCCAATCCCTTAAAAACCTCATTAACTCTCCTCCAGACTATCTCATACGACTTAATAATTTTAATTGTAGCCCAAAGTACTCTGGATGTCTTAAGATTTTTAGTTTTGAAACCAAATTTTGATATTTCTATATCTTTTTGAAATATAACTGTTATATTCGGGTATTTTTAACTTAAATTGAAGTTCAGGATTTGCTTAAACAGGGCAAATTGAAGTTCAATCACACTTCGTCAAAATCAATATCCAAGTCCTGTCCTAACGCGACATCCTCTTCCTTAAGGTACTGATGATCCAGCATTTTTACGAACGGATAGTAGATAATAATTCCTAAAATAATTTCCACCAGTTGCAAAACTGACCCCGTCCAGCTTCCGGTAGCCAGCCAGCCCGAAATAATTGGTGGGGTCGTCCATGGTAGTAAAACCCCGTTCGTCCGTGGCACCCATCCAAGGGTGAACACCACTCCCGAGATGAAAGTATTTAACACGGGCACGATGATGAATGGAATCGCAATAATCGGATTCAAAACTACTGGCAAACCAAAAATAATTGGCTCGTTAATTCCAAATACTCCCGGCAAAATTGCCAGCTTGCCTAACTCCCGAATCCGTTTTGAACGACAAACTGCAAACATGACGATCAAGAGGGATAACGTACTTCCGCCACCTCCATAGGTCGTAAAAATATCAATAAATGGCTGTGTGTAAATATGCGGAAGCGGTAAATGATTTTGGAAAGCTTTCAAGTTATCCTGGGTAAGTACGAAGAAAATTGGTGACCAAACCGAATTAGTAATCGTCGGTCCGTTAATCCCGAACACCCACAGGAGACTGGCCAAGAAGTTGTAGAGCAATACCGATGGCAACGAGTTTCCTACGTGTTTAAGCGGTGCTTGTAACAAAGTATAAATGAAGTTATATGCGGTATCGAAACTTGAAATGCTAAAACCGATTCGAATCAAGAAAAATAGCAAAATTACTAGCGCACTCGGAATTAACGCGTCAAACGATTGGCTTACTGCTGGTGGGACTCCGTCAGGCATTTTAATGGTCCAATGATGCTTCACCGCAAAGCGGTAAACTTCGACACTAACAATTGAGATGAAAATCCCTAGGAAAATTCCGTTAGGTCCTACGTACATGGTTTGCACCGCGCTTACCGCCGTTTTACCAACCGTAAACGATGTCGGAGTCAAAATGAGAAACGAAACTAGGGCGACCACCGCGGAATGAATGGCCTCAAGCCCCCGATTTTTTCCATAAGCGTAACCAATCCCCATACAGGATAAAATTCCGGTGAAACTAAATACCGAATTGGAAACCGCGCTAAACCATTCCGTCCAGTGTTCGCCTAAAACCCGGGTCCAAAAACTTTCCCAGCCTGGAATGGGAAAATTACCGATTAGCAAGAAGATCGAGGTAACGATGATTAACGGCGTGATGATTAAGAACCCATCCCGCAAAGACTTTAAAACCACGTTATTTCCCAATTTAGATGCTAACGGCATTAATACTTGTTCAAACTTCTTCTGCATATCTTCCAAGCCCCCTTTGCTTTTAAATTTAGTAGCAGTACCGTTCCTTAAAGGTGGTCAAATCTTCGTGACTAGCTGCGAGTGCGCAACCTTCGGCAAGGTGGTCAATCGCCGCCGACAATCCCGTTCCACCTTTTTTAGGCATTTTTACGATTAATAATTGATCTTTATATTGATCAATAATGGACGCGTTCTTTTCTGCAGCCGTCGCTTGTAATGCCGGAATTTCAGTACCCTTTTGAAACGCCGTCGTTAACTCACAAGCCATTTGCGAAAATTCCGGATAATCATAGGTCGGACCGATTACGACCACGTCAGCTTCCATTTTGACGGCCATTTTGGTGAATTTTTCCTGGACTAGTTCCGGGTGTTCCCGGTAATAATCCGTTCCACAGTAAAAGGTGCCGATTACTTCTCCACCTACCTTTGCCAAAGCCTTGGCGGTCGTTTCCGCGCTGCCTAAAGCGACTTTTTTACCGCCCAACGGGGTGTCGGCGCGTTCTTTGCCACCTAACCCCGCTTGGATTTGGTCTAATATAATGATGACTTTCAAAAAATCCCCTCCTTTGTTTTATTTAATGGGTGCCTTAATTCGTTTTTCATAAGCGTCCAACCACTCCTGCGTAATGGGTTCAATCCGGG encodes:
- the nhaC gene encoding Na+/H+ antiporter NhaC; the encoded protein is MQKVGTREASIVLIVMLVILGTGVIKLGLSPQTPVLLVLGLLTVWAKLRGFSWQAINDGIKKGIETGIIPIFIFILVGALISVWIAAGIIPTLMLVGFKMISVNWFIPSVFVVCALVGTAVGSAFTVMSTVGIAFFGMGMTMGINPALVAGAIISGAVFGDKCSPLSESTNLSAAVVDADLFDHIRNLMWSTLPAFGGALILFAIFGAGDARNADISKIQHTEMILRTHFATGWWVLIPIGLMFVCAWRRIPAVPTLFINIGVSVGLIWLEHPRTSVQHVAKIIETGYVAHTGNLEVDQLLSRGGIASMMTTVSLIVVTLSLGGVLVHLGLINQVMEPVARVLNSDGKLILAVVLSAMGANLLIGEQFLSVILPGKAFKATFKKAGLANVALSRALEDGGTVINYLVPWGVAATFAANTFHVATLDYLPFAFFSLLSPVFSILSGFTGIGLKRSENRAH
- a CDS encoding glycine/betaine/sarcosine/D-proline family reductase selenoprotein B, producing the protein MKVIIILDQIQAGLGGKERADTPLGGKKVALGSAETTAKALAKVGGEVIGTFYCGTDYYREHPELVQEKFTKMAVKMEADVVVIGPTYDYPEFSQMACELTTAFQKGTEIPALQATAAEKNASIIDQYKDQLLIVKMPKKGGTGLSAAIDHLAEGCALAASHEDLTTFKERYCY
- the cls gene encoding cardiolipin synthase; this encodes MALQILKWIVDVVLILNVAGALYTVFRQRRDIAATWAWLLVLCFLPLFGFIIYAFVGRKLPENKLFPLKSKTRLELDQIMEHQRKELKETTLTAADQVVKDSAGMVQFFTRTDYAFLTRRNNVKIITDGHELFDDMFAEIKKAQKHIHVEFYTIYDDRIGNDLRKLLEQKAKEGVEVKVLWDSWGSMGTKRSFFKKLNELGGQAFPFLGTRSALTDFRLNFRDHRKIVVIDGRIGYVGGFNVGDQYLGRKEKFGYWRDTHLKIVGSGVYSLQSRFILDWNATDRAHPMSEEFKPGSVYFPVAEVKGHTSLQIVSNGPDSDIEKIKMGYLKMINAAKKSIWIQSPYLIPDDSVLDALRLAANSGVDVRIMVPCKPDHVFVYRATQYYAWQCAKWGIKVYYYNNGFLHAKTMVVDGKVSSVGSANLDFRSFKLNFEVNAFMYDERIAHQLEEIYLKDIENSSLQTVAMFNRQSQWLKFKQIFSRLLSPIL
- the lepB gene encoding signal peptidase I, with amino-acid sequence MRFLRDWVLPIVVGLLIAFLVKTYLFQIVKVDGSSMQPNLQDSERVLVWKQAKIKRMSVIVFDAHGEDPAATQPVDYVKRVIGVPGDTISYKDGKLYVNGKEVPQKFIDEEQRTTGTGNWTLSSIANKYGWAKNPVKVPKDSYFVLGDHRSVSNDSRYWGFVKKSKVMGVVKVPFWSHNEKAKKNINDLAVE
- a CDS encoding HIT family protein, with translation MKTDPNCVFCQKTEADYIVENELAASFLDFYPVSKGHTLIIPKRHVRQIWDVTAEERKAIWDLIEQNKAILDEKYHPDGYNVTINSGAAAGQSVFHCHVHLIPRYWSEDPQRKPVPAQFLVPNKRSQFKGMD
- a CDS encoding PTS sugar transporter subunit IIC, which encodes MQKKFEQVLMPLASKLGNNVVLKSLRDGFLIITPLIIVTSIFLLIGNFPIPGWESFWTRVLGEHWTEWFSAVSNSVFSFTGILSCMGIGYAYGKNRGLEAIHSAVVALVSFLILTPTSFTVGKTAVSAVQTMYVGPNGIFLGIFISIVSVEVYRFAVKHHWTIKMPDGVPPAVSQSFDALIPSALVILLFFLIRIGFSISSFDTAYNFIYTLLQAPLKHVGNSLPSVLLYNFLASLLWVFGINGPTITNSVWSPIFFVLTQDNLKAFQNHLPLPHIYTQPFIDIFTTYGGGGSTLSLLIVMFAVCRSKRIRELGKLAILPGVFGINEPIIFGLPVVLNPIIAIPFIIVPVLNTFISGVVFTLGWVPRTNGVLLPWTTPPIISGWLATGSWTGSVLQLVEIILGIIIYYPFVKMLDHQYLKEEDVALGQDLDIDFDEV